Proteins from one Ficedula albicollis isolate OC2 chromosome 3, FicAlb1.5, whole genome shotgun sequence genomic window:
- the DEGS1 gene encoding sphingolipid delta(4)-desaturase DES1, with product MKPDYNLIWVVVLMVLAQLTAFYLVKDLDWKWVVFWAYVFGSCISHSMTLAIHEISHNSAFGNSKAMWNRWFGIFANLPLGLPYSISFKRYHMDHHRYLGGDGIDVDIPTNFEGWFFCTRFRKFIWIVLQPFFYAIRPLCINPKPITRLEIINLTAQLIFDVAIYYLWGVKSMFYMLAGSVLGLGLHPISGHFIAEHYMFLKGHETYSYYGPLNLLTFNVGYHNEHHDFPNIPGKSLPLVKKIAAEYYDNLPQYNSWIKVLYDFVMDDTISPYSRMKRQLKGEVKQD from the exons ATGAAGCCAGACTACAACCTGATCTGGGTGGTGGTGCTGATGGTTCTGGCGCAGCTGACTGCGTTCTATCTGGTTAAAGACTTGGATTGGAAATGGGTGGTCTTCTGGGCTTACGTTTTTGGAAGCTGTATTAGCCACTCCATGACTCTGGCTATTCATGAGATCTCCCACAACAGTGCCTTTGGCAACAGCAAAGCCATGTGGAATCGATGGTTTGGAATATTTGCCAACCTCCCTCTTGGTCTGCCCTACTCCATATCCTTCAAGAGATACCACATGGATCACCATCGTTACTTAGGCGGTGACGGCATCGATGTGGATATCCCCACCAACTTTGAAGGCTGGTTTTTCTGCACCCGCTTTAGGAAGTTCATATGGATTGTTCTTCAGCCTTTTTTCTATGCCATTAGACCTCTTTGCATCAATCCTAAACCCATTACTCGGCTTGAAATAATCAATTTAACGGCTCAGCTCATCTTTGATGTGGCGATATATTATTTATGGGGAGTCAAATCCATGTTTTACATGCTTGCTGGTTCAGTACTTGGTCTTGGGTTGCATCCAATTTCAGGACACTTCATAGCTGAACattacatgtttttaaaaggacatGAGACCTACTCCTACTATGGGCCACTTAATTTGCTCACTTTTAATGTTGGCTATCACAATGAACATCATGACTTCCCCAATATTCCTGGCAAGAGCCTTCCACTG GTGAAGAAAATAGCAGCTGAATACTATGACAACCTGCCCCAATATAACTCTTGGATAAAAGTACTGTATGACTTCGTGATGGATGACACAATCAGCCCATATTCACGCATGAAAAGGCAATTAAAAGGTGAAGTGAAGCAAGATTAA